Part of the Natrialbaceae archaeon AArc-T1-2 genome, AAGGTTACAAAGCCGAGTCAGAAGATGCTTCAAGGCGCGTGAGCGGTACTGATTTCCTTGTCGTGTGAGCCACAACGCCTCCGAATCATCGTACATCGGGATCGTCTCCCGCTGTTTGATCCATTTATCCAATACATCGGCTGTTCTTGTTTGAAGGCTCACGATCCAGTTGTCCCTGTTTTTCGAACTCTCCTCTTTCGGGATACGAAGCACATTATTGTCGACGTCTACCCATGACGGTGTCGCTCGAGCTACCTCGATTGGTCGTAATCCAGCATCCAAGCTTACGAAGACTAATGATGGAATCTTCCACCCGTTGGCACGATCCCAATCGTCAGGCGTAACCTCCGATTTGGGTTTCTCGAAACGCTGAGCTAAATAGATCCGCCAGCGCTCGCGTTCTTCGGGTGTAAGACTATTATACGATGGAATCGATCCATATTCGAGAGTGGCTTCACGAATTTTACTTCGTTCCTCACGAGTCAGAAAATCTCTCGGCTGGGACGAACCACCAGAATTGAAGCGGATATCTGGCTCCCACTCATCGAGTCCATGCTTGTGATGTCTCCACTTCAGCAGCATCTGAACTGCCTTCTGGCAGTTATCCTTGTGGGCGTTGCTCTTCTCCTCGTATGCCAATTCCTGCATCCACCCATCCGCGTGCTCGTGAGTTACATCAGCGACATATCGTCCTTCTTGCTCCCAGACCCACCGGTAAAACATGTCCATCCGGTATGCTCTAGCCCGCACTGTCTCGAAGGCATACCCATTGACTTTGTCTGGATTCTTCCCGAACGTGAGCAACCACTTGAGACAGTCCTCACGTTGGGACCGATAGTCAGATAGTTGACGTTCGTTGAGCAATTCTTCGCTTGGTTCCGTGACTACCGTGATACCGTCCAGATCGGTCATGATTGCCCCCTGAATCTTACATCGAATGTGATTGCCGGGGCAACA contains:
- a CDS encoding tyrosine-type recombinase/integrase, giving the protein MTDLDGITVVTEPSEELLNERQLSDYRSQREDCLKWLLTFGKNPDKVNGYAFETVRARAYRMDMFYRWVWEQEGRYVADVTHEHADGWMQELAYEEKSNAHKDNCQKAVQMLLKWRHHKHGLDEWEPDIRFNSGGSSQPRDFLTREERSKIREATLEYGSIPSYNSLTPEERERWRIYLAQRFEKPKSEVTPDDWDRANGWKIPSLVFVSLDAGLRPIEVARATPSWVDVDNNVLRIPKEESSKNRDNWIVSLQTRTADVLDKWIKQRETIPMYDDSEALWLTRQGNQYRSRALKHLLTRLCNLTDIDTEDRALLKSDLIS